TCGGCAGAAGCCCTAGACGAGTACCGCAAGGTCCGCGAACTCCTGGTGGAGGAGCTGGGCATAGATCCCGGTGCGCAGCTCAGCGGTCTGTACAAGGCGATCCTGCGGGAGGCGCCCGAACTGGGGCTCGACGCGGACGAGTCGTCCGCGGAGCCCCGCCGGACGCCGTCCGAGACGGTGCCGGACCGGACGCACTGCACCCTGCCGCACGACCTGCCCGACTTCACCGGCCGCCGCCACGAACTCGACGTGCTGCTGGCCGCCATGACGCACCGGGCGCGGTCGCGCGGCTCCCGGCGGATCGTGGCGCTCGACGGGATGGGGGGCAGCGGCAAGACGTCGTTGGCCGTTCATGCCGCGCACCAAGTGGCGGCCGAGTTCCCCGACGGCCAGCTGTACATCGATCTGCGGGGGTTCACACCCGGGGAGATGCCGGTCGCCCCCGGTGCCGCCCTGCACGGCTTGCTGCGTTCCCTTGGGGTGCCCGGCGAGCGCATACCGGAAGACCTGGACGGGCGGGCCGCGTTGTGGCGTGCCCAACTGAGGGGGCGCCGGATGCTGCTCCTGCTGGACAACGCGGCGGACGCGGTCCAGGTGCTGCCACTGCTTCCGGCCTCCTCGGCGTGCCTGGTCGTGGTCACCAGCCGGGCCCGACTGGTCGATCTCGACGGCGCGGAATGGCTGTCCATCGGACCCATGTCACTGGCGGACGGCACGCTGCTGGTGGAGCAGGTGCTCGGAGCCGTCCGGATCGGCGCCGAGCCGGACGCGGGCCGGGAGCTGGTGCGCATGTGCGGACAGCTCCCCCTCGCCCTGCGCATCGTGGCCGCCCGGCTGCGCAACCGGCCGCGGTGGACGCTGCAGTACCTGGTGGACCGGCTACAGGACGAGACGCGTCGCCTTGGCGAGCTGAGCGCGGGCGACCGCAGTGTCGCGGCCACCCTCCAGCTGTCGTTCCAGGCCATGGACGAGGAGCACCGCACGGCCTTCCGGCTGCTCGCCCTGCATCCCGGTACGGATGTCGACGTGTACGCGGCCGCGGCCCTGCTGGGCCTGGACGTGCACGCCACCGAGGCCACCCTGGAACGGCTGCTGGACGTGCATCTGCTCCAGCAGCCCGAGCTCGGGCTCTACCGGTTCCACGACCTGGTGCGCGATTTCGCACGCACGTTGAGTTGCCCGGCCACGGCACGGGAGGACCACGCGGCGGTCCGGTCGCTGCTCGGCTACTACGTCACGGTGACGGAGGCCGCTTGCGGCGTGCTGTTCCCCGGCCGCAAGGCCAGTGCTGCGGCCATCGCCCCGTATGACGGCGCGCTGCCGCCGCTCGGCACGATGTCCGGGGCCGCCGGCTGGTTCGACCAGGAGCAGGACGGCCTCATCGCGGCCGTGCACCTCGCCGACCGGGAGGGCCTCGACCGCGAGGCGGCCTGCCTGACCAGGAACGTCGTGTTCCGGCTCAACTCCCTCGGCAGATTCAACGAGTTCCGCGACATCAGCCGGGTCGCGGTGGCCGCAGCCAGGCGCGCCGACGATCTGCCGCTGCTCGGGGTGAGCCTGTCCAGTCTCGGAGTCGTCTGCTGGAAGCTGGGCCATCTCGACGAGGGGGTGGAGGCCGCGCAGGAGGGGCGTGACGTCGCCGCGGAACTGGGCGACCGGCGCACCGAGTCGCACGCCGAGTCCACCCTCGGGCTGCTGCTGACCGTGCTCGGCCGGCACACCGAGGCCCTTCCGCGTCTGGAGCGCGCACTCGACCTCGAACGGTCGCTGGACGCACCGCAGGCCGAGGTCGAGAGCCTGAGCAACCTCAGCACCCTGTACATGCAGTGGGGGCGTTATGAGGAGGCTGCGGCGGCGGCCCGGCAGGCGCTGGAGATCCACCGCACGCTGGACTACCGCGACAACCACGTGATGGTCCTGACCGATCTGGCCTTCGCCCTCACCGGGCTGGGTGCGGTCGAGGAGGCCCACGAGCACCTGGCTCGGGCGCGAACTTTGTGCGACGTGTCCAGCCCGCCCGCCGACGTGGCGCTGGTGCTCGCCCTGTCCGCGGACATCGGCGAGCGTCTGGGCCGACACGCCGTGGTGAAAGGCCTCGCCGAGCGGGCCCTGGCCCTGGCCG
The nucleotide sequence above comes from Streptomyces sp. NBC_01431. Encoded proteins:
- a CDS encoding AfsR/SARP family transcriptional regulator, producing MAKQEGGGLSFHLLGPFEAWSGDTRLRLGGAIHERVLSSLLLETGRTVPVSRLVQVAWNDSPPATAAHQVRKAVADLRRRLPGGSDLIVTQGPGYRSTATTAELDFLEFGEHVHEAARAVADGRHSDGRAALRTALSLWRGRALSGSGSDLLESVAAGLEERRVAAAEQYFDLRLAEGEAAALVADLRDLIAQHPLREPLRGKLMLALYRSGRSAEALDEYRKVRELLVEELGIDPGAQLSGLYKAILREAPELGLDADESSAEPRRTPSETVPDRTHCTLPHDLPDFTGRRHELDVLLAAMTHRARSRGSRRIVALDGMGGSGKTSLAVHAAHQVAAEFPDGQLYIDLRGFTPGEMPVAPGAALHGLLRSLGVPGERIPEDLDGRAALWRAQLRGRRMLLLLDNAADAVQVLPLLPASSACLVVVTSRARLVDLDGAEWLSIGPMSLADGTLLVEQVLGAVRIGAEPDAGRELVRMCGQLPLALRIVAARLRNRPRWTLQYLVDRLQDETRRLGELSAGDRSVAATLQLSFQAMDEEHRTAFRLLALHPGTDVDVYAAAALLGLDVHATEATLERLLDVHLLQQPELGLYRFHDLVRDFARTLSCPATAREDHAAVRSLLGYYVTVTEAACGVLFPGRKASAAAIAPYDGALPPLGTMSGAAGWFDQEQDGLIAAVHLADREGLDREAACLTRNVVFRLNSLGRFNEFRDISRVAVAAARRADDLPLLGVSLSSLGVVCWKLGHLDEGVEAAQEGRDVAAELGDRRTESHAESTLGLLLTVLGRHTEALPRLERALDLERSLDAPQAEVESLSNLSTLYMQWGRYEEAAAAARQALEIHRTLDYRDNHVMVLTDLAFALTGLGAVEEAHEHLARARTLCDVSSPPADVALVLALSADIGERLGRHAVVKGLAERALALAGAGASPTRQAKTENLLGRLHLRRGDVGRALSLHLHAYEIAAAMPYRAEQAHALFGLAAVRTAMGDDKAAHQLRAQADELLRSMDVRVRSAAWCLSG